ATAAGTTGCAAGGAGCTATCTGTAGTATTAAATTTTTGGAAAAGTACTCCCACTATTAGTAAAAAATCTATAAATAAAAAACTTAATGAGATATTTCTAGGGAGTGTATTATTTTCTCCTTCCTTAGAACTCAAGAAAGGCATTATTAGTGCCCCAATTAAAGGCAGTAAAACAATTGAGGATAGCCAAGGAAAATATTCTAAATTCATTTATGGAATGAATAATTTTTTTATTCTAGTTGAAGTTGTACTAGCTTGAGACTATAACATTAAAAATGTCTAAGTAAAACTACTTACCCGCTATAGTACTAAATTGACTACCTGTTGTTTGAAGGTTTAAAAATGGGGCTCTACTAGCCACACCTAACTTCTCCCATGCTTTTACCATCGCTTGACTAATCATTTTGCCATTTTCCTTTTTACACAAAGCTAATATACTTGGTCCAGCCCCACTAATTGCGCATCCTAAAGCACCTGCCTGAAGCGCGGCATTTTTGACTTCTAATCCACCTTTAATAAGTTTCCATCTGTATGGTTCATGTAGCTTATCAAACATTCCCTCTTTTATGAGTTCATCATTTCCTGCTTTTAAGCCATTTAGTAATAAAGTAAGTGCTCCCATATTTATCACTGCATCTGACATTGGTACATTCTTAGGCATAACCTTCCTTGCTTCACTTGTGCTTAAACGAATCGCAGGTATTGCTACAACAGCTTTAATGGAATCGTGCCAATCACATCTTATGATTCTCCATCTTTGAGAAGATGACCGGGCTGTCAAACAAAGCCCCCCCAAGAGGGAGGGAACTACATTATCAGGATGACCTTCTATATCAATAGCAAGTTCTAAGAGTTTTTCTTTGGGCAATGGTGAGTTCATTATTGCATTTGCTCCGATTAGTCCCGCAACTATTGCTGTAGCACTGCTTCCAAGTCCTCGTGCAGGTGGCACCGCCAACTTAACTCTCGCTTCAAGTGCAAAAGGCTCCATATTTGTGCTCTCCCATACTTTCTGAGCCGCTCTAAAAACTAAGTTTTCAGGTCCACCTCTTAAATGATTACCATCTGTACTCTCCATTATTAAATCAAATCTCCCTCCACCGCCTTCAATTCTTGTAAAAATAAATTCATTATATAGATCTAATGCTGCACCAAGGCAGTCAAACCCAGGACCTAAATTGGCAGTCGTAGAAGGTACTGTTACTCTTATTTTTTTTCCTACTTCAGGAATAGACATTTTTTTACGTAGTGTTTAAAAGCATTTTTGCTCTGCAGGCTGCACTAAAGAGTCCAAACTCTTCATCTGAAATCACTCTCAGAGGTATTGTTCTAAGAATATCTTTTAATCTTCCTTTATCAAAAAATTGTTTCATAAATAAATCTGATTTAAAGTTTTTGAAATGTTTTGGTGCAGTTCCTCCAGAAATCCATAATCCCCCAAAGCATAATTCTTGAAGAGCAACATCTCCCAATAAAGAGGCATAAGCGCTTAACCAAATCCTTTCAACTTCAATCATTATTTGATCCCCTTCTTCAGAAAGATTACAAATTTTTTCGGGCAGCTTTTTTCTCAAACTATCAGAAATTTTAGTTTCTATAAAAAATTTTTGTAAAGGATGGTTTTTGGCATCAGATTTGCTAAGTCTCCATTCAGCAATTCTTGATAAACCAGTACCGCTAACGATCCTTTCACAAGATATCCTCTCAATATTTAAAGAATTTTTGAGCCAAGTCTTTAAGTTCCACTCTAATTCTGACTTTGGAGAGTATTCAACGTGTCCACCTTCACTAGCTAAAACTTTTACCTCCCTTCCTGATATTAGACCTCTTGCAATGCCCAAACCAGTACCGGCTCCAACAATAGCATGCAAATCATTGTTAGTCCCTGCAGATATTGATCCATTCTGGATAGTTGAATATTGATTTTTTTTTAAGAAAGGAATTCCATAAATTTGTACTGCAAAATCATTAATTAGCTCGCATTGTTCAAATTTAAATTTATTTTTTAATTTATTTCCTGAAATATTCCATGACAAGTTCATTATTTTTGCGTTGTTGTTAGATAAAGGACCAGCTACAGCGAAACATGCAGAAGAAGGATGAGTAATATTTTTGCATTCATTTTTGAGGAAATCTTCTAGGATCAGTTCAAAAGAATCCCAATCAGAAGATATATACTTCTTCTTGAATAACAATTTAGGTGAATCATCATTTATTACACTTTCAAATATTCCCAATAGAACCTTGGTACCTCCTAAATCACAAGCCAGAAAATTCATCTATTCGAAATTATTGTGTTCTTCCTTTTTTTTCTATTAATTCATCCATTAATTTGTATAGATTTGGTAGGTCGAAAATTCCTAAACTTGT
The window above is part of the Prochlorococcus marinus CUG1415 genome. Proteins encoded here:
- the thrB gene encoding homoserine kinase — translated: MSIPEVGKKIRVTVPSTTANLGPGFDCLGAALDLYNEFIFTRIEGGGGRFDLIMESTDGNHLRGGPENLVFRAAQKVWESTNMEPFALEARVKLAVPPARGLGSSATAIVAGLIGANAIMNSPLPKEKLLELAIDIEGHPDNVVPSLLGGLCLTARSSSQRWRIIRCDWHDSIKAVVAIPAIRLSTSEARKVMPKNVPMSDAVINMGALTLLLNGLKAGNDELIKEGMFDKLHEPYRWKLIKGGLEVKNAALQAGALGCAISGAGPSILALCKKENGKMISQAMVKAWEKLGVASRAPFLNLQTTGSQFSTIAGK
- a CDS encoding glucokinase — protein: MNFLACDLGGTKVLLGIFESVINDDSPKLLFKKKYISSDWDSFELILEDFLKNECKNITHPSSACFAVAGPLSNNNAKIMNLSWNISGNKLKNKFKFEQCELINDFAVQIYGIPFLKKNQYSTIQNGSISAGTNNDLHAIVGAGTGLGIARGLISGREVKVLASEGGHVEYSPKSELEWNLKTWLKNSLNIERISCERIVSGTGLSRIAEWRLSKSDAKNHPLQKFFIETKISDSLRKKLPEKICNLSEEGDQIMIEVERIWLSAYASLLGDVALQELCFGGLWISGGTAPKHFKNFKSDLFMKQFFDKGRLKDILRTIPLRVISDEEFGLFSAACRAKMLLNTT